In Primulina eburnea isolate SZY01 chromosome 5, ASM2296580v1, whole genome shotgun sequence, a single window of DNA contains:
- the LOC140831730 gene encoding uncharacterized protein: MVTLRDSAFLAIFTIVIRLYVATAAPYDYIPTLPPLFGGDPCQGNVCGRGFCSVTDNSTFGYECDCEDGWRQARYDEDGSFLKFLPCVLPNCTINYACEDTPTPDSDDTQRERQANLSIFDPCFWTNCGGGYCNQTTPFTHSCECEDGYYNLFNSTIFPCFRDCSFGAGCSSFAFNFTNTSNFPSHLPAIDLFGHTSHVGILIPSVGFTRLIIAVAGLAWLYGIN, from the exons ATGGTTACACTTCGTGATTCTGCTTTTCTTGCAATATTTACTATTGTTATTCGGCTCTACGTCGCCACTGCGGCTCCTTATGACTACATCCCCACGCTGCCTCCTCTCTTCG GAGGGGATCCTTGCCAAGGCAACGTGTGTGGGCGAGGTTTTTGTTCTGTCACAGATAACAGTACTTTTGGTTATGAGTGTGATTGCGAAGATGGTTGGAGACAAGCTCGTTATGATGAAGATGGTAGCTTCTTGAAGTTCTTGCCTTGTGTTCTCCCCAATT GCACAATCAACTACGCCTGCGAGGATACTCCTACGCCGGATTCGGACGACACACAAAGAGAAAGACAGGCTAATCTATCCATCTTCGACC CCTGCTTCTGGACTAATTGTGGGGGAGGTTACTGCAATCAGACCACTCCATTTACACACAGCTGTGAATGTGAAGATGGCTACTACAATCTGTTCAATTCCACCATTTTTCCATGCTTCAGAGATT GTTCGTTTGGAGCTGGTTGTTCAAGCTTTGCTTTCAACTTTACCAACACATCAAATTTTCCAAGCCATTTGCCGGCAATCGATCTGTTTGGTCACACGAGCCATG TGGGTATCTTGATCCCCAGCGTGGGATTTACTCGGTTGATTATCGCGGTTGCAGGCTTGGCTTGGTTGTATGGAATTAATTAG